The Edaphobacter flagellatus sequence ACCATCTCGGCGGCAAGGTGGAATCGGCTCCCGCGCGCGAGTATGGCCATGCGCAGGTGAGTGTGATTGCCGAGACGCCGCTCTTTCGCGGGCTGCCGCAGACACTGGATGTGTGGATGTCGCATGGCGATGAGGCGAAGATGCTGCCCGAGGGCTTCAGGCTGACGGCGCAGACGTCGAACGCCGTTGCAGGAATCGCCAACGAAGAGCGCAGGATGTGGGCAGTGCAGTTTCATCCCGAGGTCGCACACACGCGGCAGGGCATGGAGTTGCTGAAGAACTTCTGCATCGACATCTGTGGCGCGAAGCAGGACTGGACGCCGGAACATTTTATTCAGTCGACGGTGGAGCGGATTCGTAAACAGGTGGGTGATGGCCATGCGATCTGCGGTTTGAGCGGGGGGGTGGATTCGTCGGTTGCCGCGGTGCTTGTTGCCAAGGCGATTGGCGACAGACTGACGTGCATCTTCGTGAACAACGGCGTGCTGCGCAAGGATGAGTTTGCCAAGGTGCAGAAGACAATGCGCGAGGGCCTAGGCCTGAATGTCGTTGCCGTCGATGCGGGCGAACGTTTTCTGACGAAGCTGGCAGGCGTTACCGATCCCGAGAAGAAGCGCAAGATCATTGGCAATGAGTTCATTGCGGTGTTCGACGACGAGGCCGCGAAGATATTCCAGGCTGAGAAGAGCGCGGGGGAAGAGGTCGCGTGGCTGGTGCAGGGAACGCTGTATCCGGATGTGATCGAGTCGTCGAGTGTGCATGGCCCCTCACATACGATCA is a genomic window containing:
- the guaA gene encoding glutamine-hydrolyzing GMP synthase — protein: MDTSTIVILDFGSQYTQLIARRIREFNVFSVVLPCTTPLEKIRELNPKGLILSGGPSSVYDADAPAADPALLKMELPVLGICYGLQFITHHLGGKVESAPAREYGHAQVSVIAETPLFRGLPQTLDVWMSHGDEAKMLPEGFRLTAQTSNAVAGIANEERRMWAVQFHPEVAHTRQGMELLKNFCIDICGAKQDWTPEHFIQSTVERIRKQVGDGHAICGLSGGVDSSVAAVLVAKAIGDRLTCIFVNNGVLRKDEFAKVQKTMREGLGLNVVAVDAGERFLTKLAGVTDPEKKRKIIGNEFIAVFDDEAAKIFQAEKSAGEEVAWLVQGTLYPDVIESSSVHGPSHTIKSHHNVGGLPENMKLKLIEPLRDLFKDEVRRIGRDLGMPDEILERQPFPGPGLAVRILGEVTADRVALLQEADEIVVTEIKKAGLYRKVWQSFAVLLPVKSVGVMGDQRTYAFTCAIRAVESEDGMTADWAPLPYEVLRTISSRIVSEVRGINRVVYDITSKPPGTIEWE